A genomic stretch from Bos javanicus breed banteng chromosome 3, ARS-OSU_banteng_1.0, whole genome shotgun sequence includes:
- the OSCP1 gene encoding protein OSCP1 isoform X2, with protein sequence MSMRTLPLLFLNLGGEMLYILDQRLRAQNIPGDKARKVMNDIISTMFNQKFMDELFKPQELYSKKALRTVYDRLAHASIMRLNQASMDKLYDLMTMAFKYQVLLCPRPKDVLLVTLNHLDAIKGLIQDSPTILHQVDKTFRQLTDIYGGLSAGEFQLIRQTLLIFFQDLHIRVSIFLKDKVQNSSGRFVLPVSGPVPWGTEVPGLIRTFNNKGKEVKRTEFKHGGSYVAAPKEGSLELYGDRVLKLGTNMYSVNRPVETHMSAASKNLASQTQESIVPNPLAKEELNLLARLIGGMEIQKPSGPEPGFRLNLFTTDEEEEQAALTRPEELSYEVINIQATQDQQTNQELVRIMGEFEITDQSRQSSSKGDDWLAMMDEL encoded by the exons ATGTCCATGCGGACGCTACCGCTGCTCTTCCTGAACTTGGGCGGGGAGATGCTTTACATCCTGGACCAGCGGCTGCGGGCCCAGAACATTCCCGGAGACAAGGCCCGCAAAG TTATGAATGACATCATTTCAACCATGTTCAATCAAAAGTTCATGGACGAACTGTTCAAACCCCAAGAGCTCTACTCCAAGAAGGCCCTGAGGACCGTCTACGACCGCCTGGCTCACGCCTCGATCATGAGACTGAACCAGGCCAGCATGGATAAG CTCTATGACCTGATGACGATGGCTTTCAAGTATCAAGTGTTGCTGTGTCCTCGTCCCAAGGATGTGCTGCTGGTCACTTTGAATCACTTAGATGCCATCAAGGGACTCATCCAAGATTCCCCAACCATCCTTCATCAAGTGGACAAGACGTTTCGGCAGCTGACTGAC ATATACGGGGGCCTCTCTGCAGGGGAGTTCCAGCTGATCCGACAGACACTCCTCATCTTCTTCCAGGACCTGCACATCCGG gTGTCCATATTTCTAAAGGACAAAGTTCAGAATTCCAGTGGTCGCTTCGTGTTGCCAGTGTCCGGGCCCGTCCCCTGGGGAACTGAAGTCCCTGGACTCATCAG AACATTCAACAACAAAGGCAAAGAAGTGAAGAGGACAGAATTTAAGCACGGCGGGAGCTACGTCGCGGCCCCCAAAGAAGGGTCTCTTGAGCTCTATGGAGACCGAGTCCTGAAACTGGGAACTAATAT GTATAGCGTGAACCGGCCCGTGGAAACCCACATGTCTGCAGCATCAAAGAACTTAGCTTCACAGACGCAG GAAAGCATCGTTCCAAACCCTCTTGCTAAAGAAGAGCTGAATCTCTTGGCCAGGCTGATAGGAGGCATGGAGATTCAGAAACCCAGTGGCCCTGAGCCAGGATTCCGGTTGAATCTCTTCACCACTGATGAAGAGGAGGA ACAAGCAGCGCTCACCAGGCCAGAAGAGTTATCCTACGAAGTTATCAACATCCAAGCTACTCAG GACCAGCAGACGAACCAGGAGCTGGTGCGGATCATGGGGGAGTTTGAAATCACAGACCAGTCAAGGCAGAGCTCCAGCAAGGGCGACGACTGGCTCGCCATGATGGATGAATTATAG
- the OSCP1 gene encoding protein OSCP1 isoform X1, which translates to MSMRTLPLLFLNLGGEMLYILDQRLRAQNIPGDKARKDEWTEVDRKRVMNDIISTMFNQKFMDELFKPQELYSKKALRTVYDRLAHASIMRLNQASMDKLYDLMTMAFKYQVLLCPRPKDVLLVTLNHLDAIKGLIQDSPTILHQVDKTFRQLTDIYGGLSAGEFQLIRQTLLIFFQDLHIRVSIFLKDKVQNSSGRFVLPVSGPVPWGTEVPGLIRTFNNKGKEVKRTEFKHGGSYVAAPKEGSLELYGDRVLKLGTNMYSVNRPVETHMSAASKNLASQTQESIVPNPLAKEELNLLARLIGGMEIQKPSGPEPGFRLNLFTTDEEEEQAALTRPEELSYEVINIQATQDQQTNQELVRIMGEFEITDQSRQSSSKGDDWLAMMDEL; encoded by the exons ATGTCCATGCGGACGCTACCGCTGCTCTTCCTGAACTTGGGCGGGGAGATGCTTTACATCCTGGACCAGCGGCTGCGGGCCCAGAACATTCCCGGAGACAAGGCCCGCAAAG ATGAATGGACAGAGGTGGACAGAAAACGAG TTATGAATGACATCATTTCAACCATGTTCAATCAAAAGTTCATGGACGAACTGTTCAAACCCCAAGAGCTCTACTCCAAGAAGGCCCTGAGGACCGTCTACGACCGCCTGGCTCACGCCTCGATCATGAGACTGAACCAGGCCAGCATGGATAAG CTCTATGACCTGATGACGATGGCTTTCAAGTATCAAGTGTTGCTGTGTCCTCGTCCCAAGGATGTGCTGCTGGTCACTTTGAATCACTTAGATGCCATCAAGGGACTCATCCAAGATTCCCCAACCATCCTTCATCAAGTGGACAAGACGTTTCGGCAGCTGACTGAC ATATACGGGGGCCTCTCTGCAGGGGAGTTCCAGCTGATCCGACAGACACTCCTCATCTTCTTCCAGGACCTGCACATCCGG gTGTCCATATTTCTAAAGGACAAAGTTCAGAATTCCAGTGGTCGCTTCGTGTTGCCAGTGTCCGGGCCCGTCCCCTGGGGAACTGAAGTCCCTGGACTCATCAG AACATTCAACAACAAAGGCAAAGAAGTGAAGAGGACAGAATTTAAGCACGGCGGGAGCTACGTCGCGGCCCCCAAAGAAGGGTCTCTTGAGCTCTATGGAGACCGAGTCCTGAAACTGGGAACTAATAT GTATAGCGTGAACCGGCCCGTGGAAACCCACATGTCTGCAGCATCAAAGAACTTAGCTTCACAGACGCAG GAAAGCATCGTTCCAAACCCTCTTGCTAAAGAAGAGCTGAATCTCTTGGCCAGGCTGATAGGAGGCATGGAGATTCAGAAACCCAGTGGCCCTGAGCCAGGATTCCGGTTGAATCTCTTCACCACTGATGAAGAGGAGGA ACAAGCAGCGCTCACCAGGCCAGAAGAGTTATCCTACGAAGTTATCAACATCCAAGCTACTCAG GACCAGCAGACGAACCAGGAGCTGGTGCGGATCATGGGGGAGTTTGAAATCACAGACCAGTCAAGGCAGAGCTCCAGCAAGGGCGACGACTGGCTCGCCATGATGGATGAATTATAG